The genomic window CTGCTTTAACCTTGAAGACCTGATGAACTTTGGTTACTGACTTgtctgtcatcttcttcttctcaagTTCTTCCTTTAGATCAGTCAGAGCAAGTTGTGTGCTGCCTAATTGGCTCATTGCCTGCTCCTTCtcagccaccatcttagcaaaatcAAGCTTGAAATGCCTCAACTCATTCTCTATCTTATTCTTCTCTTCAAGAACCTTCAAGTTTTCTTCAGCACTCACAACATTCTGTCCGAGCCTCTGTTTTTCTCCTCTTCATACATGGTCCATATACTATCTAGGCTCATCTTCAGAGTATCAGGCCACTCAGGGTCAACCCACTCAACATATCTGCATTTAGGTAGCTCCTAACAATTTAGACCAaacaaaaaattcagttaactgcgAGTATTCAGTTCTGTGCATGACGATGAAACTTAAAACATACTTCAaataacttgttgtttaacaatgCCAAATGCAATTTTTTTACTAACCTTCTGTGCACAAGCTAGAAACCTTCTGCCACTGTTAACAGATTCAAATGCTACATGCTTCTCACACAAAGATCCATGCCCACATCTAAAGCTAGGCAGATCTGTAGCCAAGCCACTCCATTCCTCATAAGAAATTGTGGCAGGTGGCTAAACAAAAGAGAGTCATTTGGATTCAATTGACAGAGAAACCCTAGATGAGAAACCCTAGACCGGGTGGGGAGCACACTAACCTTGCTGGTCATAGAGTCATCTTCAGAAGAACTGGGAAGATCATCCCAGGACACCATGGTTGAAGATGAGAAGGGGATCTGTTGTTGCTATTGGACAGAGGAGAGAAGGGATCTGGTGGTGCACGAAATTGAAGAtgaaagatgaggaagaagaaggggatctggtggtggtggtggtggactggTGGTGGGCCAAAGCTACATGCAGAGTGCAAGTTGTTGGGTGGGTGTTTGCAGCAGGTGCAAGTAGTTCAGTTATGTTGAGAAAGGCTGACATGAGTTACAGTTGGTGGAGTTGGCATAATTAGCTCTGACTACAGTGCCTACTTAGCTCTGCCAGATACAATTCTGACATCATTaggtacaattctgtcagcaattCTGACTGCCTAATTCTGTCAGTAATTTGAAAGCAATGAGGTTAAGTACATTTCTGACAGAACTAGGTACACTTCTGTCAGAATTAGTTTAACTGCACTTCTGACATCAAATACATCTGTCAGTCATTTCAAAGCAATTAGGTCAAACATTAGGACAAGTCTTCATATTACTGACATATTATCCATTACAACAAGCAATCCAACCAAGACTTCATACTAAGCAAACAAGAGATCTCTACAATGGCATTTAGTATGCTCAATTTAGAACAAGAGATCTATTAGAACACCTACACCTACTCATTTAACAACACTTCACTTCTTCATAATTAAGGTGAAACACATCACACAAAGCACTATAACAAAAGCCATCAACAACTTTAGCAGCAGCAAAATCTCTCTGCCTAATCCTAACAGCATAGCAATTTGCTGCTTAGTAGCATACTTATTCTCACTAGAACTGGCATAATTAGCTCTGCCTACAGTGCCTCTTCCAGCCATGCCCCTTCCAGCTGTGCTTCTGCCTGCCATTGATTCAGTCCTCTACCTCTCAAGCTCTTCCCTCCTGTCCTGAGCTGCACCAATTGCATCTATAGCAGCATCACCAACAAGACGCTTTGTTTCAACCAGATGCTCCACATATTCAAGCTCCCAGCGCCAGAAATCACAAGTGACctgagaaaaacatttacatctttATTCACCTACAGAGTGACAGTGGTTCAGAGTGCATGATTAAATGACAAACTAGTTAACCAACTAGTTCTATCAGTAATTTTGCAACCAAGGCTGGAAAATCACGACCAATGTCTAAACTACTGTATTAATCACAGCAATGACTAGTTAACCAACTAATGTGCCTAATTTTATCAGTGCTCTGCTTCAATACTACTGCTGCTGCATGGATCAGGATCAAGCACTTATAGTGTGGTTGACGCACTTGTAGAAGATCCATCCTTCGTGCTCATCGGTGCTAGACCGGTAGAACCTCACCTGCTCGTCGCAATCCGGGCACCCGATCAATGGTACAGCAACAGAGCGGCCACACAATGCATTGCGGATGGAGCTGGAAGACAACATGACGACGGGGACAGAGACGGCGGAGGAGGGCGTCGGCAATGGCTGCGGCGGCGGAGAGCGTCAACGTTGGCAATGgctgcggcgacggggacgggagttgggctagggttgggaggagaggaagaggagagcgAGGGGATAAGCGAGCGGCCGACCAGGTGCGACCAGGGGTGCGACCAGGTGCGCGGTTGGTCCGACCAGGTCATGCCATTTtgcaaaccccctcccccctggaTGGACTGGTATTCACCGAAGGAACGACAGTGTGGCGGTCAAAGCCGAGCTGGCGGCCACTGACTCGGCCAAGTCAGCAGATACATACACAAAATCGTATATATGGACCAAAATGAACCCCTAGCGCAAGTATTTGGACCGTAGTTCGGGTATTTTGAAGTAGTGGTACTAGTGTGTCACCCGGTTCAAGTTTAGTGACCTAGAGTGAATTTTTCTGTTATTTACAAGTTTTTAGCAAACAATTTTAGAGTTTATTTTGGGCCTTGGGTGGGCGCCCAGTTCCAACAGGCCCGGTATGCGCAGAATAATCCATTAACCGAGTCTGACATTCACGGCCTGATACATGGGCCCGTAGCAGAGGAGCCCCCATTCACTCCATCGACGAAGCGCACGGAGGGTAACTGCACAGGAGGAAACCGGCGAaggaagcggcggcggctccgggcgtgGACATGGACGAGAAGACGCAGGATAAagtggaggcggcggtgctggagaTCCTGCGGGGCTCCGACATGGAGTCCCTGACGGAGTACAAggtccgcaccgccgccgccgaccgcctcgGCATCGACCTCGACCTCCCCCTCCACAAGCGCTTCGTGCGACGCCTCGTGGAGGACTACCTCAAGTCCCTCGCCGAAGAAGAAGACCAGAAGCAGAAGGGCGGCTCCCGCAAGGAGGGGAAAAAGAAACAGCAGCGTCAGGAGGAGGAAGAGcaggaagaggacgaggagaaggagggggaagaagaggaggaggaggaggaggacaagggaGGTGAAGGAAAGAAAGAGTTCGACGATAATGGAGACCTCATCCTCTGCCGCGTGAGTTCAACTTTTTCTCGCCTAAACATTGCTAGGGTTTAGTGCCGGGGCTACTAGGGTTTACGGTGCGATTTGTTTGCGTTTGCAGCTGTCGAAGAACAGGAGGGTGACGCTGCAGGAGTTTAAGGGCAAAACGCTGGTGTCGATCCGCGAGTACTACATCAAGGACGGCAAGGAAATGCCCACCTCCAAAGGTGCTGCAAATCTTACAGTTTTTCTTGAGCTCGAGGATTGGATTTCTGCTCGAATCCCAGATTTGAATATCTGTTTTGCTCAGTTCGGATGTCCTTTCGTCTTGGTATATTCACAGTTATGGCAAACCCGCTAGTTACGGCGACCTTGCAGCAATGTCGATTTGCTTGTGTTTTGTTTCAGGTTTCAATCTTTGCAGGAAAAAGTGCATCAGTTGCCTGAAATCCACACTATCAGATTATGTCAAAACTGAAACACTTTATATTGGCATTTTGTTTGCCATGTTCATCTGTTCATTAGCCTAATACATTCCACTAGCAAGTGCTGGATAGTATCCCAGCGCTGAGTTTTGCACATTTATAAGCTAGTCTTGTATAGTTCCATCTAACATAAGTTCTTGCATATGGACCGTACCGTATTTGTGACAAGGCTTCTCCAACTAAAGGGGTGGTAAtcagtagtgtgtgtgtgtgtgggggggggggggggggggggtccttgcCAATATCATTATTTATTCAAACCAATTTCTCTGTTGTCATTTTTACCCGTGTCTATTTGTTATGCCATAAACTTTGAACCTGTGTTAATGAAACTATGTAGCATTGTGCAATTGTCCATTGGTCACTGCTTGACTATGATTAGTGTGCCTTTTCTTCTTCTATTGCTGCTACAGAGCAACTGATTTTTTGATATGGTTGCTCATTAGCCTTGGACCCTGGTTATTCTCTATGTAACAGTTCATATcagtactacctccgtttcagtttacaagtcctgtgcgtatacctaggttgccaattttatcaccctaatataaactatataacacaaaaattataccttttgaaagtagaaactccgaagtttatgttggtatattttttgtaatatatgatttgtattaggttggtcaaattgacgacctaggagtACACGcatgccctgtaaactgagagagaggtagtagttCTGTCTATGACATTAAATTCAGTTTTATGCTTTCTGGAGTTTGAAGCTGTTGCAGTAGTTGTTTTTGTAAAATAGTTGCTGACCAAGAAATGATGCTCTCATAAAGAATAACTAGCTTGTCAAATGTTTGAGTAGATTTAGTGATTAGATCTTACGCAAGAGTAGGTTCATGTATCTCCGCTGATTCAACTCTATTAAAATGGTTAGCCAAATTTTGTTTCGTGGAATGAACACTTGGATTCAGCACATCATACTAGTTGTTCTATCATCTTACCCCCTAGGTTTACAAACCAGTTGATAATGGTTTCCTTTGTAATGTTGCTCTTGGAGTTCCTTCTATACTGTCCATAGTCTGAAGCGGTTGGTGAATTTTATTTAGCATTTCAATCTTATTCATGTGGCACTCAAGAATAAGCAATTGCGAGTCTATTACAATCCCTTGCTGTATGTTTACTGAAGGGGTCAGATCCTGGTGAATGTTTCACATGAGACATCCTCCTGTTGCAAACATGTTGATACTAATACCTTTGTTGCTTTCAGTTCTTAATTTATGTCTTGCATTGAACTATATACATTCATATTGGAGTTTGATATGTCCCATGTGTATTACGTCATCCTCTTTCTTGATTGGCATTCACATGCAAGTGCTGAATAATTTGGGTGTTTGTAGCTGCTGTTGCTTTGTGTTATGTTATTTTTTTTCCCGTGTACACAGTCCATTTCTTATGCTGACATGCTGCTTAAATGCAGGGATGAGTATGACGGTCGAGCAGTGGGAGACATTCAGCAAATCAGTACCTGCAATAGAAGACGCCATCAAAACACTTGGAGAATCAGATTGAAAGGATGCCACAAAAACCTAAAAATCTCGACACCGTTCTGGACCTCTGCAAGTAGAGTAGTCCATGTGTGCTCTGAGTACTCCATGGGGCTACTAGAGTTCATCTGGACTTGTATAAAGCTTCTCCCTTAGTCAAGGTACCGTACCTACTGATTCGTGCTGGGTAGACAGTTTGGGTGTGTTCGCGAACTAGTTCTCCGCCGGTATGGTGGACCGAAGTTTCATCGCTGTGCCATGTGATCTCGTGCTGTTTAATTGTCCTTTCTGATACCGTATGGATATGACGGGCCCTTAAGGCTATCGTTGTGAGTGAGTAGGACAACTGCCGAAAGCCGTCGTTTTCGGCTCAAGTTAAATCAGGGATCTTGATGTGTGAGGGATCTTGATGTTCACACATCGAAATCTTCTAACAGTTTGAATTTTGGAAGTCTTGGCTGATCACGCAAACGGAAATTTCTACGCGGTCGTGCTGCTGCTGCAGGGAAAGCATACATGAACACCTACAGGAAGGACCTGAGGGGATAATAGACTTGTGTTTCGGCTTGAACATGGAAGACTCACAGTGAGACCAGGACAGGAAGTATCTATCATAATACTGCACAAGATAGTACGTGGCTGACAGGGCCGCGGCTGTAGATCCACGTAGCTCATTGGAAAAAAGAGCTTTACTATTTCTTGcaggaattttttttgaactttttcttGTAGGATTTTGCCACTGGTGGTACATAGGTACTCTCTCGGTCCTAAAATAAGCGTTTTAACTTTAATACAACTTTATACTAATTAGTACTACAACTTTATACTAAAATAAATGTGTTCTAAGACGTATTTTAGTGTTAGACACATCAATCTGAGCAACAACTAATATGGATCGAAGTCCAAAAGTAAGCTACACTTGACAAGCCAAATAAGCCTCGATTTGCTTTCCAATGCCGCATGCTTTTCTTGTGTGCTGCATATCTCCATCACAGTGACGCACAGAGGCCACTTCGTCCCTCGTGATTAAAACTCCAGGATCGTCTTGTCTGTAGTGTCTGTTATCAGCTTGTGCAGGATTCCGTTTGAGCAAAGCTTGTGCAGGATTCAACAATGGAATATTGGAAGGCCAATCAGCAGGATAAATAGATGCATGACCTACTCCTCTGATCAAAGAATATTAGTTTTCCATGGAAGAGCGCGAGCTTGAGGGGTCATTGTCCTTGCTCTACCTTAAAATTGCATCCTTAGATCTGAAATCCGGCGCGGATGAGAAGGAATCTCCATTTCTCCAAGCCTAGTAGTATATCTGAGCACTAGAGGGCCAAAGCAGGTGATCGAAATCATTTTCTTTTCCTTTCAACAAAGCTGATAAAAGGCTCCCGTGTTTCACGAGTCCCCTAATCCTGAAGCCAGGACAAAGGACCATGATGAATCAATTTCAGAGTTGCAGTGAATTTGACTTTCTGTTGCTTGATTTGGACGCCTCCGTTGGCAACCAGAGATCAGTGCTCCGTTTGTCAATCAAAAATAGAAAAGATATTGTGCTCCaaagaagcaaaaaagaaagaaaagggttCAGTTAGTTCTGTACGAATTGCAGGAATTGTGGTGTCAAGTTAGGACATCTCCAACGACAACATGTAAATTTCTTCCCGCATCCGTCCGCGGAGAAGGGGGACCAGTCCGTGAACATGGATGCGGGAGGCCGTCATCCGACGTTGTCCGCGTACATTTTAAACTCGTTTTCAATAAACCAGATAAAATTCATGCAAAAATGgccatatttcatataaacaagcCGACATTCCTGCAAACACGACGGATTTTCATTAGATTTCGAACATTTAGAAAAAAAAAcgacccgaccctaaacctatcctacggcggcggtggccggcgtcgAAGCCCTTGTCGTCCTCCATCCGCCATCTTCATGAGCAACGGCgataagacccgtgaagtgaaggtgcggccTCCGGCGAGGAAGATTAGAACACATGAGATGGACCGGCCCACATGGGACACTAGGCCCTGCCGCCTCCCGTGGCCTACTCATTATTGAAGGAGTCTATGACCTATCCGTCGTcggtggacgtgaggtccacgATGGAGATGGTGGTGCAGGCGCTGTCGTCGTCCAACCGGGCCGCCCGATAGTTCGTCGGCGGCGCGCAAGAGGCGCAACTGGCCTTGTTCTCCTCCGCGATCGCCTGTAGCCGCGCCTCCGCGGCGGCCGCTTCCTGCTGGGCGGCGGCTTGAGTGCAGACGGTCTCGTAGATCGCACGTTGCTCCGCGACAAAGTTGCGGTTCGCCGCGGTCATGGCCTCCATGGCCTCCTCGTTCCAGGTCGTCTCACCGTCATCCTCCTCTCCGACGAGGTGGGTGCACCACGTGCGGCCGATGGACATGGTGGAAGTGGGCGGCAAGCGACAAGCCGGGACCACCCTGTTGTGTTGCTGTTGTCTCGGGTTGAAAAGGATAAAGAAGACATGGAGGCCAGTCGCGGATTCGCGTGAGATCCAGATCCTACAACAGAGTAGTTGTTGCGGTGGAGAAGATTGCAACAATGATTCAGTTGCAAAACCTAAATTATGTACATAGGTTGCTCCTCAAACCATTCGATCAAAATAGATCCGACGGCTAGGGAGGCGACGGGAGCGGGCTGATGGCAAGCTTTTCCCATAAATTGTCTTAGAAAAGTTGCTAAGAAGTTAACACACGCTTGACATTTCCACGTACTAGAGAGCTGCCGGTGATGTGCCTAGTTCAGTCGTTTGGACTCACTCAGTTAGTTGCGGCAAGCATCATGAGACTAAACAACTTGTGTATTATCAGCCAAACAGACCACATATTTATATCTGCAGGTACAGACGAAGACAGGAAACGAGGTACCAAACCAAAGCAACGGCATCTTTCCATATCGCGCAATGCCCACAAGTTGCACGTTGCTGAGCTAACAAAACCGCCATGCGTCATGTGTGAGGATTTAAATATCGGAACACTCACACGGCGCGCACACAGGCATGCAAATTACCGCTGGACGAGGACACTGGAAAATACTACTGCTTTGTCCAttttagagcatctacaatcggacGCCCCATACAAAATCGGCCGTCCCAAATATAACCTAAACGTCCGGGCTGATGATCCTCATAGCATCTACAGCCGGATTTTGCAAATTCGGCCCCTCAAATGCGCACGGACGCGACCGGACGCATCCGCGGATAATGACCGGTCACACCTTAAATTAGCCGCTCTACATCTAAGAGTCTCTCATATTTCGACCCCCTAGATCCATACAaaacatgcaaaagaaatcctATGCACTACATACTATCCTAGTTACTCttcgtcgtcggagatgtccatCACGATGGTGCCGTGCGCCGGCTGGACGGGCAGGTAGGTGGGCTCCcgctcgacctcatccatgtaggcgagcaTCTCCGCCTCCTCCGCGGCATGCTGCGCCTCCATCTCCTGCCGGTGACGGCGTCTGGCCTCCACAACTGACTCCAACCGGAGGGAATCAAGGATGGCCTGCAGATCCACGTCGACAGCGTTCcccacatcttcctcctcctccgactcatcctcctcctcctcctccaactcctcctctggATCCACTGCATCCAGAGGTAGCCCCGCGGCGATCTGGGCTTCGCGCATTGCCCGGATCTGCTCAAGTAGCTCTAGCAGGCGCTCCGGCGTTAGAAATGGCTCGCTCCTCACCCGGCTgcgtgggggcatggctactaggcggACGGGTGCAGTagaaagtggcggcggcggcggacatgcgGAGGAAAATGTGGATGGTAGGGTTTCGGTGCCGCCGGTCGACTTAAATAGCCGGGTTAGGCACTACGCAGACCGCCGGAGCGGCGCCAAGCGGCACCACCGGTCCGAAGGAGGAGACAAGCTTCGGACCCCCGGATTTCCAGGCGTTTCCGCATGAGACCCAGCCGTCAGTCCAACGTGGCGGGCGTGCCCGCGCGCCCCCacatccgccccatatttgggcttgATATGAGGGGTGCCAGACAGCCCGGGCGTTGGAGGCCCGTTTGAGgggcccattgtcggtgtcaaaaccggcggatctcgagtagggggtcccgaactgtgcgtctaaggctaatggtaacaggaggcgggcgacacaatgtttatccaggttcggccctctcgatggaggtaataccctacttcctgcttgattgatcttgatgatatgagtattacaagagttgatctaccacgagatcgtagaggctaaaccctagaagctagcctatgattatgattgttgttgtcctacagactaaaccctccggtttatatagacaccagagggggctagggttacacagagtcggttacagagaaggagatctacatatccgaattgctaagcttgccttccacgcaaaggagagtcccacccggacacggggcgaagtcttcaatcttgtatcttcatagtccaacagtccggctaatgtacatagttcggctgtccgaggaccccctaatccaggactccctcagtagcccctgaaccaggcttcaatgacgacgagtccggcgtgcagattgtcttcggcattgtaaggcgggttccttctccgaatactccatagaagatcttgaatatgaggatcgtgtcccgctctgcaaaataaattccacataccaccgtagagagtacaatattccacaaatctaatctgctgacaacttttcatagcgtgacatcacgccgcggcccggtcattatgcgaaccgtttttctcaacctgctaccgcacatatcgcgaggcggtttcattggcacgtcatgtcgaagcagagatcgtgtccccttatcacgggattctcatcaatacgggcgtgggtaacccaaccgcgccatcaatgcggcgcttgggga from Triticum aestivum cultivar Chinese Spring chromosome 3B, IWGSC CS RefSeq v2.1, whole genome shotgun sequence includes these protein-coding regions:
- the LOC123070420 gene encoding RNA polymerase II transcriptional coactivator KELP; this encodes MDEKTQDKVEAAVLEILRGSDMESLTEYKVRTAAADRLGIDLDLPLHKRFVRRLVEDYLKSLAEEEDQKQKGGSRKEGKKKQQRQEEEEQEEDEEKEGEEEEEEEEDKGGEGKKEFDDNGDLILCRLSKNRRVTLQEFKGKTLVSIREYYIKDGKEMPTSKGMSMTVEQWETFSKSVPAIEDAIKTLGESD